From a region of the Ovis aries strain OAR_USU_Benz2616 breed Rambouillet chromosome 10, ARS-UI_Ramb_v3.0, whole genome shotgun sequence genome:
- the CLN5 gene encoding ceroid-lipofuscinosis neuronal protein 5 isoform X1 produces the protein MAQAGGAGAGAWGRRGAGAGAGLERAPWRWAPALLWLAAATAATAAGDPSRRQWPVPYKRFSFRPEPDPYCQAKYTFCPTGSPIPVMKDDDVIEVFRLQAPVWEFKYGDLLGHLKIMHDAIGFRSTLTEKNYTMEWYELFQLGNCTFPHLRPEMNAPFWCNQGAACFFEGIDDNHWKENGTLVLVATISGQLTSLLSPYPPTSLSAKSSF, from the exons ATGGCGCAGGCGGGGGGTGCCGGTGCGGGGGCCTGGGGTCGGCGGGGCGCGGGCGCAGGTGCGGGCCTGGAGCGCGCGCCTTGGCGCTGGGCCCCCGCGCTGCTCTGGCTggcggcggcgacggcggcgACGGCGGCGGGCGACCCCTCCCGGCGCCAGTGGCCGGTGCCCTACAA acGCTTCTCCTTCCGTCCGGAACCAGATCCTTATTGTCAAGCTAAATATACTTTCTGTCCCACTGGCTCCCCTATACCAGTGATGAAGGATGACGATGTCATTGAAGTCTTTCGATTACAAGCCCCAGTGTGGGAATTTAAATATGGAGACCTCCTGGGACACTTG AAAATCATGCATGATGCCATTGGATTCAGGAGTACTTTAACGGAGAAGAACTACACGATGGAATGGTATGAACTCTTCCAACTTGGAAACTGCACGTTTCCCCATCTCCGACCTGAAATGAATGCCCCTTTCTGGTGTAATCAGGGAGCTGCCTGCTTTTTTGAAGGGATTGATGATAATCACTGGAAGGAAAATGGGACGTTAGTTCTAGTAGCAACCATATCAG GCCAGCTCACATCTCTCCTTTCTCCGTATCCACCTACCTCATTATCTGCAAAATCTTCCTTCTGA
- the CLN5 gene encoding ceroid-lipofuscinosis neuronal protein 5 precursor (The RefSeq protein has 2 substitutions, 1 non-frameshifting indel compared to this genomic sequence), which yields MAQAGGAGAGAWGRRGAGAGAGPERAPWRWAPALLWLAAATAAAAAAGDPSRRQWPVPYKRFSFRPEPDPYCQAKYTFCPTGSPIPVMKDDDVIEVFRLQAPVWEFKYGDLLGHLKIMHDAIGFRSTLTEKNYTMEWYELFQLGNCTFPHLRPEMNAPFWCNQGAACFFEGIDDNHWKENGTLVLVATISGGMFNKMAKWVKQDNETGIYYETWTVQASPKKEAEKWFESYDCSKFVLRTYEKLAELGADFKKIETNYTRIFLYSGEPTYLGNETSVFGPTGNKTLALAIKKFYYPFKPHLSTKEFLLSLLQIFDAVVIHREFYLFYNFEYWFLPMKSPFIKITYEEIPLPNRKNRTLSGL from the exons ATGGCGCAGGCGGGGGGTGCCGGTGCGGGGGCCTGGGGTCGGCGGGGCGCGGGCGCAGGTGCGGGCCTGGAGCGCGCGCCTTGGCGCTGGGCCCCCGCGCTGCTCTGGCTggcggcggcgacggcggcgACGGCGGCGGGCGACCCCTCCCGGCGCCAGTGGCCGGTGCCCTACAA acGCTTCTCCTTCCGTCCGGAACCAGATCCTTATTGTCAAGCTAAATATACTTTCTGTCCCACTGGCTCCCCTATACCAGTGATGAAGGATGACGATGTCATTGAAGTCTTTCGATTACAAGCCCCAGTGTGGGAATTTAAATATGGAGACCTCCTGGGACACTTG AAAATCATGCATGATGCCATTGGATTCAGGAGTACTTTAACGGAGAAGAACTACACGATGGAATGGTATGAACTCTTCCAACTTGGAAACTGCACGTTTCCCCATCTCCGACCTGAAATGAATGCCCCTTTCTGGTGTAATCAGGGAGCTGCCTGCTTTTTTGAAGGGATTGATGATAATCACTGGAAGGAAAATGGGACGTTAGTTCTAGTAGCAACCATATCAG gAGGCATGTTTAACAAAATGGCAAAGTGGGTAAAACAGGACAATGAAACAGGGATTTATTATGAGACATGGACTGTCCAAGCCAGCCCGAAAAAGGAGGCAGAGAAATGGTTTGAATCCTACGACTGCTCCAAATTTGTGTTAAGGACCTATGAGAAATTGGCTGAACTTGGAGCAGACTTCAAGAAGATAGAAACCAACTATACAAGGATATTTCTTTACAGTGGAGAACCTACTTATCTGGGAAATGAAACATCTGTTTTTGGGCCAACAGGAAACAAGACTCTTGCTTTAgctataaaaaaattttattacccTTTCAAACCACATTTGTCAACTAAAGAATTTCTGTTGAGTCTCTTGCAAATTTTTGATGCAGTGGTTATACACAGAGAGttctatttgttttataattttgaatattGGTTTTTACCTATGAAATCCccttttattaaaataacataTGAAGAAATCCCTTTACCTAACAGAAAAAACAGAACACTCTCTGGTTTATAA